Proteins from a genomic interval of Dunckerocampus dactyliophorus isolate RoL2022-P2 chromosome 5, RoL_Ddac_1.1, whole genome shotgun sequence:
- the LOC129181485 gene encoding cAMP-regulated phosphoprotein 19-like, with protein sequence MSEEAEDVMTLEEEREMDDKVVSPEKAEEAKLKARFPSLGAKAGGSDFLKKRLQKGQKYFDSGDYNMAKAKMKNKHLPSAPTEKVEITGGHIPTPQDLPQRKTNIVTSKLAG encoded by the exons ATGTCCGAGGAGGCTGAAGATGTGATGACTTTGGAAGAAGAGCGG GAAATGGATGACAAGGTTGTTAGTCCAGAAAAAGCAGAAGAAGCCAAGTTAAAGGCCAGATTTCCCAGTCTTGGAGCCAAAGCTGGGGGCTCAGATTTCCTGAAAAAAAGACTTCAGAAGGGG CAAAAGTATTTTGATTCTGGTGACTACAACATGGCCAAGGCCAAAATGAAGAATAAACACCTGCCATCAGCCCCAACCGAGAAAGTTGAGATCACTGGTGGTCATATCCCAACACCTCAGGACCTCCCTCAGAGAAAGACCAACATTGTGACAAGCAAACTGGCTGGCTGA
- the LOC129181235 gene encoding protogenin B-like isoform X1: protein MAKFKMKVSHLWLFLVLFLRSPIVLCFSELSFITEPSDVTVLPKDPAVLDCQAHGQPPVIIKWLKNGVRLAESEHIQFLPNGSLYIPKIKHTKEESDEGFYQCLSKNKFGAILSQRSRLTIASISEFVLHPSPTEVTEGSVARFSCAVTSRPPATITWEFKQSTLPLQTDRITVLPNGVLQIHSVRLKDAGQYRCVATNIGSRLKSREATLTVIQGVGAETHRRPRIIAGPQNMTVSLHQTVVLECLATGNPWPIISWSRADSKPIDVYKAKVLGNGNLVVTDVNAKHSGVYLCRATTPGTRNYTIAAANLTVQVPPSLVERPESQTRPRAGTARFMCQAEGVPTPRISWLKNGEEVHLNGRIKMYNSKLVITQIIPEDDAIYQCMAESEQGSVLSLARLIVVMSEDRPSAPRNIHAETISSSAILLAWERPLFNAERVIAYSIHYMKAEGLNNEEYQIVIGNDTTSYIIDDLEPARNYTFYIVAYMPMGASRMSDQVSQHTLEDVPLRTPELHLISHNSTDIRVSWQQLPSKLSRGRVSAYRLSYRTAADSAVISVELPQNSTEYLLEGLQPDTIYLFRMAAATRVGWCEPSAWTSHRTPKTSSGKVPKAPIFQLEPLNCTSIVARWQTALQSEAILGYRLCYHEESQPEQPVIQLQAQTYTYTISGLDPRRRYRVKILAFSQGGDGYETDQAISTPGCVSARDQMAATPPPPDHVTVSANNSSEVSLRWKHPTFTSEKAVSYTVRYTIVGTHNTSALRYLQTTKENVTVQNLDPNTSYEFVVRLHVDQMSSPWSPAVYHHTLPAAPRRPPTGVRVTLIEEDTALVSWKEPTESNVVVTHYTILYASQKSWMAGHWQIIRIEGSHTMALLEKLEPGNVYMVKISASNQVGDGPFSDVVELAMKRGNAQHSKKAWHSHSFQHTVVFSDGLYHIDQRSMTGIIVGVSIALACIVMCALILISKGRPRKSSSNKAVAEPPGEGLSWHHECHVENAEALIPMMSTHFIEAKGGSNIVINSAGPAMSKNQSKRWLLCNKDISSPIENDVEGRVSLYEAGKTILRYEEHLGSAPLPPSSQEIIFGPFHAESSQGSDGSQETGDSGHYSTNEESNEEMSDPSTNQSSRPDSSGPCDGTAMTELKPSFQVENEQICLSLHLSAPDPARPCCASDGS from the exons ATGGCGAAGTTTAAGATGAAAGTCAGCCATCTTTGgctgtttttggttttgtttttgcgtTCGCCAA TTGTTTTGTGTTTCAGTGAGTTATCTTTCATCACCGAGCCCAGTGATGTGACCGTTCTACCAAAGGACCCGGCTGTCTTGGACTGTCAAGCTCATGGGCAGCCTCCGGTCATCATCAAGTGGCTGAAAAACGGCGTTCGCTTAGCAGAAAGTGAGCACATCCAGTTTTTGCCCAATGGGTCATTGTACATACCAAAGATAAAGCATACCAAGGAGGAGTCGGATGAAGGATTCTACCAGTGCCTCTCCAAGAACAAATTTGGAGCTATCCTTAGCCAAAGATCACGCCTGACTATCGCAA GTATTTCAGAGTTTGTGTTGCACCCATCGCCTACGGAGGTGACTGAGGGCTCAGTGGCCCGATTCTCATGTGCAGTCACCTCCAGACCTCCTGCCACTATCACCTGGGAGTTCAAACAAAGCACATTACCTCTTCAGACTGACAG AATCACAGTTTTGCCCAATGGAGTCCTTCAGATCCACAGTGTACGACTGAAGGATGCTGGCCAGTATCGATGTGTCGCAACGAACATTGGCAGCCGACTGAAGAGTCGCGAGGCAACGCTGACAGTCATTCAAG GTGTGGGTGCTGAAACCCATAGGAGACCCAGAATCATAGCTGGACCTCAGAACATGACTGTTTCACTCCACCAAACTGTGGTGCTAGAGTGCTTAGCCACTGGAAACCCCTGGCCCATCATCTCCTGGAGCCGTGCTGATAGTAAACCTATTGATGTATATAAAGCCAAAGTGTTGGGCAATGGGAACTTGGTTGTTACAGATGTCAACGCAAAGCACAGTGGAGTCTACCTCTGCAGGGCCACCACCCCTGGAACCCGCAACTACACTATAGCTGCTGCCAACCTGACAGTTCAAG TGCCACCATCTCTTGTTGAGAGGCCTGAGAGTCAGACCCGTCCGAGGGCTGGCACTGCCCGCTTCATGTGCCAAGCGGAAGGAGTGCCTACACCTCGCATCAGCTGGCTAAAGAATGGAGAAGAGGTTCACTTAAATGGCCGCATTAAGATGTACAACAG TAAACTGGTGATCACTCAGATCATCCCCGAAGATGACGCTATCTATCAGTGCATGGCAGAGAGTGAACAGGGCTCAGTGCTGTCCTTAGCTCGCCTCATTGTTGTGATGTCAGAAGACAGGCCCAGTGCTCCGAGGAACATCCATGCTGAGACCATCTCAAGCTCGGCCATCTTGCTGGCATGGGAGAGGCCACTCTTCAATGCAGAAAGAGTCATAGCCTACTCCATTCATTACATGAAGGCTGAAG GTTTAAACAATGAGGAATACCAAATTGTTATTGGCAACGACACAACCAGTTACATTATCGATGATCTGGAGCCGGCTCGAAACTACACCTTCTACATTGTGGCTTACATGCCGATGGGAGCCAGTCGTATGTCTGACCAAGTCAGTCAACACACACTTGAGGATG tgcCTCTGCGTACACCGGAGCTACATTTGATAAGCCACAACTCAACAGACATCCGGGTAAGCTGGCAGCAGCTTCCCTCCAAGTTGAGCCGCGGGCGGGTGTCAGCGTACAGGCTGTCCTATCGCACAGCTGCAGACAGCGCAGTGATCTCAGTAGAGCTACCTCAGAACAGCACCGAGTACCTGTTGGAGGGCCTCCAGCCCGACACCATCTACCTATTTCGTATGGCTGCAGCGACCCGTGTGGGCTGGTGTGAGCCTTCGGCGTGGACATCCCACCGTACACCTAAGACCTCCAGTGGCAAAG TGCCCAAAGCCCCAATTTTTCAACTTGAGCCGCTTAACTGCACCTCCATTGTGGCACGCTggcaaactgccctacaatctGAGGCTATCCTTGGCTACCGCTTGTGTTACCATGAGGAGAGCCAACCGGAGCAGCCCGTCATCCAGCTGCAGGCTCAGACTTACACCTACACCATCAGTGGTCTTG ATCCGAGGAGGAGGTATCGTGTCAAGATCCTAGCTTTCAGTCAGGGAGGAGATGGCTACGAGACGGACCAAGCCATCAGTACTCCTGGATGTGTGT CTGCTAGGGACCAAATGGCAGCAACTCCTCCACCTCCGGATCATGTGACTGTCTCGGCCAACAATTCCTCAGAAGTGTCCTTGCGTTGGAAACACCCCACCTTCACTTCTGAGAAGGCTGTCAGCTACACTGTCCGCTACACGATTGTGGGAACGCACAATACTTCTGCTTTACGCTACTTGCAAAC TACCAAAGAAAATGTGACGGTGCAAAATTTAGATCCAAATACTTCCTACGAGTTTGTGGTGCGTCTCCATGTGGATCAGATGTCAAGTCCTTGGAGCCCTGCTGTTTATCATCACACACTGCCAGCAG CACCCAGACGACCGCCCACAGGAGTGAGAGTAACTCTGATTGAGGAAGACACAGCCTTGGTGTCCTGGAAGGAGCCAACTGAGTCCAACGTGGTGGTTACACACTACACCATCCTCTATGCTTCCCAGAAGTCTTGGATGGCTGGACACTGGCAAATAATTCGAATAGAGG GAAGCCATACAATGGCTCTTCTGGAGAAGCTAGAACCAGGGAATGTCTACATGGTGAAGATCTCTGCCTCCAACCAAGTGGGAGATGGCCCTTTCTCAGATGTCGTTGAGCTGGCTATGAAGCGCGGAAATGCTCAACACAGCAAGAAGGCGTGGCACTCGCATAGTTTTCAGCACACAGTCG tcTTCTCTGATGGTCTCTACCACATAGACCAAAGATCCATGACTGGGATTATTGTCGGCGTGAGCATCGCCTTGGCCTGTATTGTAATGTGTGCCTTGATCCTCATCAGTAAAGGCAGACCAAG AAAATCCTCCAGCAACAAAGCCGTTGCTGAGCCTCCTGGTGAAGGTTTGTCTTGGCATCATGAGTGCCATGTTGAGAACGCTGAAGCCCTCATCCCCATGATGAGTACTCACTTCATAGAAGCCAAG GGTGGTTCTAATATTGTGATAAATAGTGCGGGGCCTGCAATGAGCAAGAATCAAAGCAAGAGGTGGCTGCTCTGCAATAAAGACATCAGCAGTCCTATTGAGAATGAT GTGGAGGGGAGAGTCAGCTTGTATGAGGCTGGCAAAACTATTCTGAGGTATGAGGAGCATCTAGGGTCTGCGCCCCTGCCACCATCGTCCCAGGAGATCATCTTTGGACCCTTCCATGCAGAAAGCTCTCAAGGCAGCGATGGTAGCCAAGAGACGGGAGACTCTGGGCACTATTCCACTAATGAGGAAAGCAACGAAGAGATGAGCGATCCATCTACCAACCAAAGCTCCAGACCCGATTCTTCTGGACCGTGTGATGGCACCGCCATGACTGAACTGAAGCCGTCTTTTCAAGTGGAAAACGAGCAAATATGTCTTTCCCTCCATCTTTCAGCGCCTGACCCTGCTCGGCCATGCTGTGCTTCTGATGGTAGCTAG
- the ighmbp2 gene encoding DNA-binding protein SMUBP-2: protein MAVEQFVSKTLELLQEEREAEIEETRVWQENISLKDLQNKGVCLLKLQIASQSTGLYGRTVIVLEPRKHLGLSSLPSNNFGPGDIAGLYDSGGCSATSHISTGIVTRVSQASISVAFDDSKDGLSFDTDALYSLLKLANDVTYKRMKRALNVLNGYKNGPAANLISVLFGEAKPSSHSQPDEVEFFNSNLDDSQREAVTFALSQRELAVIHGPPGTGKTTTVVEIILQAIKRGQKVLCCAPSNVAVDNLVERLAWCKAKVLRLGHPARLLESIQKHSLDAILAKSDNAHIIADIRKDIDKAFVGMKKNTEKGGRGNYRREIGELRKELKTREATAISQILQSADVILSTITGACEDGPLKFLPAEHFDWVVIDECAQSLESSCWIGLLRARKCILSGDYKQLPPTIKSHTAAAKGLSLSLMERLIQMYGESVVRMLTIQYRMNSAIMEWASREMYQGRLTAHSSVATHLLKDLPGVTCVEETSTPLLLIDTSGCGLAETEVADEQSKGNQGEVDIVALHIKALTEAGVNDKDIAVIAPYNLQVELLRQKLSVRHPELEIKSVDGFQGREKEAVVLSLVRSNRKGEVGFLAEDRRINVAVTRARRHVAIVCDGQTVQNHAFLKTLVHHMTECGEVRTAFEYIQDLVPQNYVRDHKDTKTDTMAEQKVEGRKAKPVQKKSSGSSHTKNGKQDKHMMSLSALTDEEQNKNRQREIRGMVEDFLKDLNQRELDFPPSFNSHDRLLVHQFAEELGLMHESKGEGKDRCITISKHVTPRPPESTTAEKEEELEEKEGADPSQDKDNPQNTESSSQSPLDLKGLHLERMKREQWKREENVQLKKQQNIKVSSKKATPAKGKKRTKAGACEIAAAASPDDNFDALISAVVKADSVCSFVKCKASVLTLGQLCFFCNRQYCLSHHIPEVHGCGDKAKSHARMRISKEGVLYAGSGTKDKSMDANKKSYLHRKLDSKLKDMASQRKMKKNKEMDG, encoded by the exons ATGGCAGTCGAACAATTTGTGTCAAAGACATTGGAACTTCTGCAGGAGGAAAGGGAGGCTGAAATAGAGGAAACCAG GGTTTGGCAGGAGAACATCTCTCTTAAGGATCTTCAAAACAAAGGAGTGTGCCTGCTTAAACTTCAGATCGCAAGTCAGTCCACAGGTCTCTATGGTCGCACAGTTATTGTCCTTGAGCCAAGAAAGCATCTTGGCCTCTCATCTCTTCCAAGCAACAATTTTGGACCTG GTGATATAGCTGGCTTGTACGATTCTGGTGGATGCAGTGCGACATCTCATATCAGCACGGGGATTGTAACAAGGGTCAGCCAGGCGTCCATTAGCGTGGCCTTTGATGATTCAAAGGATGGGCTCAGTTTTGATACAGATGCTCTGTACAGCCTCTTAAAGTTGGCAAATGATGTGACTTACAAACGAATGAAACG TGCATTAAATGTGTTAAATGGATACAAAAATGGTCCGGCTGCAAATCTAATCAGTGTGCTCTTTGGAGAAGCCAAACCTTCTTCTCATTCCCAGCCAG ATGAGGTAGAATTCTTTAACTCCAATCTGGATGATTCCCAGAGAGAAGCGGTGACATTTGCTCTGTCGCAGAGAGAACTGGCAGTAATTCATGGACCTCCAGGAACTGGCAAAACCACCACAGTGGTGGAGATCATTCTACAAGCTATCAAACGAGGCCAAAAG GTTTTGTGCTGTGCTCCTTCCAATGTGGCAGTGGATAATTTAGTGGAGAGATTAGCCTGGTGCAAGGCCAAAGTTTTGAGGTTGGGTCACCCTGCCAGACTGCTGGAGTCTATACAAAAACATTCACTGGATGCCATCCTCGCCAAGAGTGACAATGCACACATCATTGCTGACATCCGCAAAGACATCGACAAAGCTTTT GTGGGAATGAAGAAGAACACAGAGAAAGGAGGGCGGGGGAACTACAGGAGGGAAATAGGCGAGCTAAGAAAGGAGCTGAAAACCAGGGAAGCAACAGCCATCAGCCAGATTCTTCAAAGCGCTGATGTCATTTTATCAACCATCACAG GTGCATGTGAAGACGGGCCTCTGAAGTTCCTGCCAGCTGAGCATTTTGATTGGGTGGTGATTGACGAGTGCGCTCAGTCGCTGGAGAGCAGCTGCTGGATCGGCCTGCTCCGAGCACGCAAGTGCATTTTGTCTGGAGACTACAAGCAGTTACCACCTACCATCAAATCACACAC GGCTGCTGCCAAAGGTCTATCTCTTAGTCTTATGGAAAGACTCATCCAGATGTATGGAGAATCAGTTGTGCGCATGCTGACCATCCAGTACCGCATGAACAGTGCCATCATGGAATGGGCCTCCAGAGAGATGTACCAAGGCAGACTGACAGCCCACAGCTCAGTGGCGACACATTTATTAAA AGATCTACCTGGTGTCACCTGTGTTGAAGAGACCAGCACACCTCTTCTTCTCATCGACACATCCGGCTGTGGTCTGGCTGAAACAGAGGTGGCGGATGAGCAGTCCAAAGGCAACCAAG GTGAGGTTGACATCGTGGCTCTGCACATAAAGGCTTTGACTGAAGCTGGTGTTAATGATAAAGACATAGCTGTCATTGCACCCTACAATTTGCAA GTTGAACTTCTGCGTCAGAAACTTTCCGTAAGACATCCAGAGCTGGAAATTAAATCAGTGGATGGATTTCAAGGGCGAGAGAAAGAAGCTGTGGTTTTATCTTTAGTGCGGTCCAATAGAAAAG GTGAAGTTGGATTTCTGGCTGAGGACCGAAGGATAAATGTGGCTGTTACACGTGCGAGACGTCACGTGGCTATCGTGTGCGACGGACAGACAGTTCAGAACCACGCTTTCCTAAAGACACTGGTCCATCATATGACTGAGTGCGGGGAGGTCAGAACTGCATTTGAGTACATACAAGACCTTGTCCCGCAGAACTACGTGCGTGACCACAAAGATACAAAGACAGACACAATGGCCGAACAGAAGGTCGAGGGGAGGAAAGCCAAACCAGTTCAGAAGAAATCAAGTGGAAGCAGCCACACGAAAAATGGTAAACAGGATAAGCACATGATGTCCTTATCAGCGCTCACTGATGAAGAACAGAACAAGAACAGACAAAGGGAGATTAGAGGGATGGTAGAGGATTTTCTAAAGGACCTCAATCAGAGGGAACTCGATTTTCCACCATCATTTAACTCCCATGACCGCCTTCTGGTGCACCAGTTTGCCGAAGAGCTCGGCCTCATGCATGAGAGCAAAGGCGAGGGCAAAGACAGGTGCATCACAATCTCTAAGCATGTTACGCCTAGACCGCCTGAGTCAACCACAGCAGAAAAGGAAGAGGAGCTAGAAGAAAAAGAGGGAGCAGACCCTTCTCAAGATAAAGACAACCCTCAAAACACAGAATCTTCAAGCCAAAGTCCATTAGATCTAAAAGGTTTACATTTAGAACGAATGAAGCGGGAACAGTGGAAAAGGGAAGAAAATGTCCAACTTAAGAAGCAGCAGAACATCAAAGTATCTTCAAAGAAGGCCACTCCAGCTAAAG GAAAGAAGCGAACCAAGGCAGGCGCCTGCGAGATTGCGGCTGCCGCTTCTCCGGACGACAACTTCGACGCTCTCATCAGCGCTGTGGTGAAGGCAGACAGCGTGTGCAGTTTTGTCAAGTGTAAAGCCTCGGTGCTAACACTCGGACAGCTTTGTTTTTTCTGCAACAGACAATATTGCCTCAGTCACCACATACCAGAG GTACACGGCTGTGGAGATAAAGCAAAGTCTCACGCTCGCATGAGAATAAGCAAGGAGGGGGTCCTGTACGCCGGCAGCGGCACTAAAGACAAATCCATGGACGCCAATAAGAAATCTTATCTGCATCGTAAACTCGACTCCAAACTCAAAGATATGGCATCAcagaggaaaatgaaaaaaaacaaagagatgGATGGTTAA
- the LOC129181235 gene encoding protogenin B-like isoform X2 encodes MRRRGVLVSSTQVTPVVLCFSELSFITEPSDVTVLPKDPAVLDCQAHGQPPVIIKWLKNGVRLAESEHIQFLPNGSLYIPKIKHTKEESDEGFYQCLSKNKFGAILSQRSRLTIASISEFVLHPSPTEVTEGSVARFSCAVTSRPPATITWEFKQSTLPLQTDRITVLPNGVLQIHSVRLKDAGQYRCVATNIGSRLKSREATLTVIQGVGAETHRRPRIIAGPQNMTVSLHQTVVLECLATGNPWPIISWSRADSKPIDVYKAKVLGNGNLVVTDVNAKHSGVYLCRATTPGTRNYTIAAANLTVQVPPSLVERPESQTRPRAGTARFMCQAEGVPTPRISWLKNGEEVHLNGRIKMYNSKLVITQIIPEDDAIYQCMAESEQGSVLSLARLIVVMSEDRPSAPRNIHAETISSSAILLAWERPLFNAERVIAYSIHYMKAEGLNNEEYQIVIGNDTTSYIIDDLEPARNYTFYIVAYMPMGASRMSDQVSQHTLEDVPLRTPELHLISHNSTDIRVSWQQLPSKLSRGRVSAYRLSYRTAADSAVISVELPQNSTEYLLEGLQPDTIYLFRMAAATRVGWCEPSAWTSHRTPKTSSGKVPKAPIFQLEPLNCTSIVARWQTALQSEAILGYRLCYHEESQPEQPVIQLQAQTYTYTISGLDPRRRYRVKILAFSQGGDGYETDQAISTPGCVSARDQMAATPPPPDHVTVSANNSSEVSLRWKHPTFTSEKAVSYTVRYTIVGTHNTSALRYLQTTKENVTVQNLDPNTSYEFVVRLHVDQMSSPWSPAVYHHTLPAAPRRPPTGVRVTLIEEDTALVSWKEPTESNVVVTHYTILYASQKSWMAGHWQIIRIEGSHTMALLEKLEPGNVYMVKISASNQVGDGPFSDVVELAMKRGNAQHSKKAWHSHSFQHTVVFSDGLYHIDQRSMTGIIVGVSIALACIVMCALILISKGRPRKSSSNKAVAEPPGEGLSWHHECHVENAEALIPMMSTHFIEAKGGSNIVINSAGPAMSKNQSKRWLLCNKDISSPIENDVEGRVSLYEAGKTILRYEEHLGSAPLPPSSQEIIFGPFHAESSQGSDGSQETGDSGHYSTNEESNEEMSDPSTNQSSRPDSSGPCDGTAMTELKPSFQVENEQICLSLHLSAPDPARPCCASDGS; translated from the exons ATGAGAAGAAGAGGTGTGCTGGTCTCTTCAACACAGGTGACACCAG TTGTTTTGTGTTTCAGTGAGTTATCTTTCATCACCGAGCCCAGTGATGTGACCGTTCTACCAAAGGACCCGGCTGTCTTGGACTGTCAAGCTCATGGGCAGCCTCCGGTCATCATCAAGTGGCTGAAAAACGGCGTTCGCTTAGCAGAAAGTGAGCACATCCAGTTTTTGCCCAATGGGTCATTGTACATACCAAAGATAAAGCATACCAAGGAGGAGTCGGATGAAGGATTCTACCAGTGCCTCTCCAAGAACAAATTTGGAGCTATCCTTAGCCAAAGATCACGCCTGACTATCGCAA GTATTTCAGAGTTTGTGTTGCACCCATCGCCTACGGAGGTGACTGAGGGCTCAGTGGCCCGATTCTCATGTGCAGTCACCTCCAGACCTCCTGCCACTATCACCTGGGAGTTCAAACAAAGCACATTACCTCTTCAGACTGACAG AATCACAGTTTTGCCCAATGGAGTCCTTCAGATCCACAGTGTACGACTGAAGGATGCTGGCCAGTATCGATGTGTCGCAACGAACATTGGCAGCCGACTGAAGAGTCGCGAGGCAACGCTGACAGTCATTCAAG GTGTGGGTGCTGAAACCCATAGGAGACCCAGAATCATAGCTGGACCTCAGAACATGACTGTTTCACTCCACCAAACTGTGGTGCTAGAGTGCTTAGCCACTGGAAACCCCTGGCCCATCATCTCCTGGAGCCGTGCTGATAGTAAACCTATTGATGTATATAAAGCCAAAGTGTTGGGCAATGGGAACTTGGTTGTTACAGATGTCAACGCAAAGCACAGTGGAGTCTACCTCTGCAGGGCCACCACCCCTGGAACCCGCAACTACACTATAGCTGCTGCCAACCTGACAGTTCAAG TGCCACCATCTCTTGTTGAGAGGCCTGAGAGTCAGACCCGTCCGAGGGCTGGCACTGCCCGCTTCATGTGCCAAGCGGAAGGAGTGCCTACACCTCGCATCAGCTGGCTAAAGAATGGAGAAGAGGTTCACTTAAATGGCCGCATTAAGATGTACAACAG TAAACTGGTGATCACTCAGATCATCCCCGAAGATGACGCTATCTATCAGTGCATGGCAGAGAGTGAACAGGGCTCAGTGCTGTCCTTAGCTCGCCTCATTGTTGTGATGTCAGAAGACAGGCCCAGTGCTCCGAGGAACATCCATGCTGAGACCATCTCAAGCTCGGCCATCTTGCTGGCATGGGAGAGGCCACTCTTCAATGCAGAAAGAGTCATAGCCTACTCCATTCATTACATGAAGGCTGAAG GTTTAAACAATGAGGAATACCAAATTGTTATTGGCAACGACACAACCAGTTACATTATCGATGATCTGGAGCCGGCTCGAAACTACACCTTCTACATTGTGGCTTACATGCCGATGGGAGCCAGTCGTATGTCTGACCAAGTCAGTCAACACACACTTGAGGATG tgcCTCTGCGTACACCGGAGCTACATTTGATAAGCCACAACTCAACAGACATCCGGGTAAGCTGGCAGCAGCTTCCCTCCAAGTTGAGCCGCGGGCGGGTGTCAGCGTACAGGCTGTCCTATCGCACAGCTGCAGACAGCGCAGTGATCTCAGTAGAGCTACCTCAGAACAGCACCGAGTACCTGTTGGAGGGCCTCCAGCCCGACACCATCTACCTATTTCGTATGGCTGCAGCGACCCGTGTGGGCTGGTGTGAGCCTTCGGCGTGGACATCCCACCGTACACCTAAGACCTCCAGTGGCAAAG TGCCCAAAGCCCCAATTTTTCAACTTGAGCCGCTTAACTGCACCTCCATTGTGGCACGCTggcaaactgccctacaatctGAGGCTATCCTTGGCTACCGCTTGTGTTACCATGAGGAGAGCCAACCGGAGCAGCCCGTCATCCAGCTGCAGGCTCAGACTTACACCTACACCATCAGTGGTCTTG ATCCGAGGAGGAGGTATCGTGTCAAGATCCTAGCTTTCAGTCAGGGAGGAGATGGCTACGAGACGGACCAAGCCATCAGTACTCCTGGATGTGTGT CTGCTAGGGACCAAATGGCAGCAACTCCTCCACCTCCGGATCATGTGACTGTCTCGGCCAACAATTCCTCAGAAGTGTCCTTGCGTTGGAAACACCCCACCTTCACTTCTGAGAAGGCTGTCAGCTACACTGTCCGCTACACGATTGTGGGAACGCACAATACTTCTGCTTTACGCTACTTGCAAAC TACCAAAGAAAATGTGACGGTGCAAAATTTAGATCCAAATACTTCCTACGAGTTTGTGGTGCGTCTCCATGTGGATCAGATGTCAAGTCCTTGGAGCCCTGCTGTTTATCATCACACACTGCCAGCAG CACCCAGACGACCGCCCACAGGAGTGAGAGTAACTCTGATTGAGGAAGACACAGCCTTGGTGTCCTGGAAGGAGCCAACTGAGTCCAACGTGGTGGTTACACACTACACCATCCTCTATGCTTCCCAGAAGTCTTGGATGGCTGGACACTGGCAAATAATTCGAATAGAGG GAAGCCATACAATGGCTCTTCTGGAGAAGCTAGAACCAGGGAATGTCTACATGGTGAAGATCTCTGCCTCCAACCAAGTGGGAGATGGCCCTTTCTCAGATGTCGTTGAGCTGGCTATGAAGCGCGGAAATGCTCAACACAGCAAGAAGGCGTGGCACTCGCATAGTTTTCAGCACACAGTCG tcTTCTCTGATGGTCTCTACCACATAGACCAAAGATCCATGACTGGGATTATTGTCGGCGTGAGCATCGCCTTGGCCTGTATTGTAATGTGTGCCTTGATCCTCATCAGTAAAGGCAGACCAAG AAAATCCTCCAGCAACAAAGCCGTTGCTGAGCCTCCTGGTGAAGGTTTGTCTTGGCATCATGAGTGCCATGTTGAGAACGCTGAAGCCCTCATCCCCATGATGAGTACTCACTTCATAGAAGCCAAG GGTGGTTCTAATATTGTGATAAATAGTGCGGGGCCTGCAATGAGCAAGAATCAAAGCAAGAGGTGGCTGCTCTGCAATAAAGACATCAGCAGTCCTATTGAGAATGAT GTGGAGGGGAGAGTCAGCTTGTATGAGGCTGGCAAAACTATTCTGAGGTATGAGGAGCATCTAGGGTCTGCGCCCCTGCCACCATCGTCCCAGGAGATCATCTTTGGACCCTTCCATGCAGAAAGCTCTCAAGGCAGCGATGGTAGCCAAGAGACGGGAGACTCTGGGCACTATTCCACTAATGAGGAAAGCAACGAAGAGATGAGCGATCCATCTACCAACCAAAGCTCCAGACCCGATTCTTCTGGACCGTGTGATGGCACCGCCATGACTGAACTGAAGCCGTCTTTTCAAGTGGAAAACGAGCAAATATGTCTTTCCCTCCATCTTTCAGCGCCTGACCCTGCTCGGCCATGCTGTGCTTCTGATGGTAGCTAG
- the rsl24d1 gene encoding probable ribosome biogenesis protein RLP24: MRIEKCYFCSGPVYPGHGVMFVRNDCKTFRFCKSKCHKNFKKKRNPRKTRWTKAFRKATGKELTVDNALEFEKRRNMPVKYDREIWDKTVGAMKRVEEIKRKRQARFIMNRLKKGKELEKEEAIKEVKKNIHLIKAPHAGKATKLEEKMLQKLQEDVDMAGEDN, translated from the exons ATGCGTATcgagaaatgttatttttgctcGGGTCCAGTGTACCCAGGACATGGAGTTATGTTTGTGCGGAATGATTGCAAG acatTCAGATTCTGCAAATCAAAATGTCATAAGAATTTCAAGAAGAAGCGCAACCCCAGAAAGACCAGATGGACCAAAGCATTCAGAAAGGCAACTGGAAAAGAATTGACTGTG GATAATGCTTTGGAGTTTGAGAAACGCAGAAACATGCCTGTTAAATACGACAGAGAGATATGGGACAAGACAG TGGGTGCAATGAAGAGGGTGGAAGAAATCAAACGGAAACGGCAGGCAAGATTTATCATGAACAG ATTAAAGAAGGGCAAAGAATTGGAGAAGGAAGAGGCCATCAAGGAAGTGAAGAAGAATATTCACCTTATCAAGGCCCCACATGCAG GAAAAGCCACGAAACTGGAAGAGAAAATGTTGCAGAAATTACAAGAGGACGTGGACATGGCGGGTGAAgataattaa